In a single window of the Biomphalaria glabrata chromosome 5, xgBioGlab47.1, whole genome shotgun sequence genome:
- the LOC129926311 gene encoding cannabinoid receptor 1-like gives MDSNNSLTSFWTNESTLYTQVDNFPNANRQLLSTEGRNLFILVNHVILCSFISMFGVGANSVNILVFLKQGLKKSLNLCFFLLAVTDLMGLLTQLWHNFCLNPYVSYINAPLVFGQIQILTAGKPNACLVRITGWITVYITAERCLSIAMPLKIKQIVTFERKALILLFIYLVNVASLVPLYFSAYFSWNFIPAKNTTFLGVSYRSNKLVIQDLLYIFQASLALAAFACTVMFTSILIVSFKKNAEWRQKSTFDSDQTKTKSKRENRTVRMVIVVACVLIVCYTPACVSSIVSAVIQDYSITGRQSNIFEAVWSFGFLLHSVNSSINMLLYYRMSGKYKSTVQEMFPSCFKLNVSVQSKG, from the coding sequence ATGGATTCAAATAACAGTCTCACTTCATTCTGGACCAATGAGAGCACACTTTACACCCAAGTTGATAACTTCCCTAATGCCAACAGGCAGTTACTAAGTACTGAAGGAAGAAATCTTTTCATTTTAGTCAATCACGTCATCCTGTGTTCTTTCATCAGCATGTTTGGTGTGGGCGCCAATAGTGTTAACATTTTGGTCTTTCTGAAGCAAGGTCTTAAAAAATCCTTAAATCTATGTTTCTTCTTGCTAGCTGTAACAGATTTAATGGGACTTTTAACACAGCTGTGGCATAATTTCTGTTTAAATCCGTACGTCAGCTATATCAATGCGCCTTTAGTCTTTGGGCAGATCCAGATTTTGACCGCCGGCAAACCTAATGCTTGTCTAGTGCGCATAACTGGTTGGATTACAGTGTACATCACAGCCGAGAGGTGTCTTTCTATCGCCATGCCGCTCAAGATCAAACAGATTGTTACTTTTGAAAGAAAGGCTCTAATACTTCTGTTTATTTACCTGGTGAACGTGGCTTCCCTGGTCCCTTTATATTTCTCAGCTTATTTCAGCTGGAACTTTATACCAGCAAAGAACACAACATTTCTGGGCGTCTCGTACCGAAGTAACAAACTTGTCATCCAAGACTTGCTGTATATCTTCCAGGCGTCCTTAGCTTTAGCAGCTTTTGCTTGCACCGTCATGTTTACTTCTATTCTAATCGTTTCTTTCAAGAAAAATGCAGAATGGCGTCAGAAGTCGACATTTGACTCCGATCAGACAAAAACGAAGTCCAAAAGAGAGAACCGAACTGTCCGGATGGTCATAGTGGTCGCCTGTGTTCTGATCGTCTGCTATACACCAGCTTGTGTGAGCTCCATTGTCTCTGCCGTCATTCAAGACTATTCCATCACCGGAAGACAATCGAACATCTTTGAAGCAGTTTGGTCTTTCGGGTTTCTATTGCATTCCGTAAATTCCTCAATCAACATGCTGTTATATTACAGAATGAGCGGCAAATATAAATCCACTGTTCAAGAAATGTTTCCTTCCTGTTTTAAGCTGAATGTTTCAGTACAAAGTAAAGGATAA